CTATCTAAAGGATCCATCCATAATCCAGCTAACCCCAGGCCACAAAAACCCAGCCCTCCTAAGCCTGCTGCGATCCACACTATCTGCAGTAGGGAATAGCCTCGTTCCACCACAACGTCTGATGGGTTGTTGGGATTGTAATAGACCTGCACAGAATCTCCCTTTTTTAATTGGTTTACAATCCCAGCCATATCTCCATCTCCTGCTTTATAAGAGTTGCGATGGGACGTATAAGACTTTCCATTGACCCAATATCGATATTTAAATTTGTAGTTGAGATGAGTTTTAGAATCTCCACTCGGTGTCCGAATTGTTTCCGATTGTTCAACGAGAGCTGTTGTGAATGTCCAGCTTTCTGACTGATGTCCTTTCTGAAGGTACATTCAGAGGGCTTATTCAGTAGAGTCTTGAGGGGGTTCAGTAGAGTCTTGGAGGAGCGGGGAAAGGAGAGGATGAGTCACCGCTAAAATTTCGTCATAACGAAACTCATGCACTAGATGCCTAAGGGCTTCTTGTAAGGGTTGATTGGTCTCATCAAGCTCATCCAGGAGAAGTTCAACCATGTGTTGGTCGAGGTTGTTGGTCGCTTGATGTAATTGAACTAGCCAAGAGCGAGGCATTTGAGCGAGCTGCTCCACATTGAGGGTGGGAATCGTTGATTTGAGCAGTTCCTTCTCTTGATACTGATACTGCACTTCTAAATGAAGGGCCATTTTCTCGAAAATACTGGCTTCTCGATAGGGTTTATGGACAAAGTCATCACACCCTGCTTGTAGTGCCAAGTCACGATCTTCATCAAAGGCATTAGCGGTTAAGGCAATGACCACTGGGGGTGTCTCCAGCTGCTTGATCAAACGAGTCGCGCTCAGACCATCTAAAACAGGTAACCGCAAATCCATCCAAACTAAATGGGGTTGCCATGATTGGCACAGTGCAATGGCTACTTCACCATTCTCGGCAGCCTTCACGGTAAAACCTACGGTTTCCAGTAAGGTTACCAACAGCTCACGACTATCGACATTGTCTTCTACCACTAAAATTCGATAGTGAGGTTGTCCCGGTAAGAGTTGCATGACCTGACGATGGGAACCAAGTTGCTTTTGCTGCAGGACAGTTTCAACCACGATATTAAACGTGAACGTTGTTCCCTGATTATGGATACTGTGGGCAGTAAGATTACCTCCCATGATCTGTACAAACTGCCGACTAATGGCTAAGCCTAAACCCGTCCCTTCTTGGGATTGACGCCCGGTTTCTGTCTGAGCAAACGGTTCAAATAACAACTTAAGTTCTTCTGGGGCAATGCCTGACCCGGTATCTGAAACCGTAAACCGGATGTCTAATAATGGAGGAACTCCAGAACCCTCTGGGGTATCTAAGGTATTAGACTCTAGGCATAACTGGACATGACCACTGGTCGTAAATTTAATGGCATTACTCAATAAGTTCATTAATACCTGACGGAGTTTGCCTGGATCAGTCCGAATGTAGTGAGGGGAGTTAGGTCCACGATCAAATATCAGTTTTAGACCTTTTTTCTCTGCTTTAAGGCCAAGCATATTTTCCACGGTATCTAGAAGCAACGGTAGATCTACAATTTGGGAACGTAGAGAAGACCGTCCTGCCTCAATTTTGGACATGGTGAGAACATCGTTGATTAAGGCCAGCAGATGTTCACCACTGCGATTAATAATTTCGAGCTGCTCTTGCTGATAGTTTGGGGTGCTGGGGTCGCGACTAATCAACTGGCTAAAACCAAGGATGGCATTTAAGGGTGTCCTCAGTTCATGGCTCATATTTGCCAGAAAAATACTTTTGGCTCGATTAGCCTGTTCTGCTTTCTTTTGAGCTGTTTCGGCTTCCTGTTTAGCCTTTGCTAATTGCTGATTATTGAAGGTCAATTCTTGACTTCGAACGGATAAAACATGACGTTGGTGTTGCTCTTTCAGCAAGAGTTCCGCTTGATAGAGGGCAATACCAAGCTGATTCGCAATCTTTTGCACAAATTCTATTTCATCAGGCTGCCAAGACCGTGGCCCTGAACATTGATGGATACAGAGTAATCCCCACAAATTATCTCCCTGAAGGAGAGGCAAAACCAAGTTGGCACGAATATGGAACAGGTCCAAAATCTCAATATGGCACTCACTGAGGCCAGCATCATAGATATCGGCAACAGCTTGAAAGCGACCGTTCTGATACTGAGTTGCATATTCATCACCAAAGCATTGGTCTCGAACTTGTGCTGTGAGGGCAGACGGAAACTCTGGGAGTACTTCTTCCGCAACCATCATGCCTTGAGAGTAGCCAGCATCCTCAATAAACCGATAGATGCAGACGCGATCTACAGCCAGTAATTTCCTTACCTGGGTCACAGCAGTGCGAAAAATTAACTGGGGTTCTAGACTTTGTCGAATTTGCCGAACAATTTGCTCTAATAGTTCAGCTTTTTCGAGTTGCTTGGCTAAAGCCCTTTCCGCCTGATTTCGATTAACGATCTCTTCTTGAAGACGATGATTCTGAAGATTCAAACTCTGACGCTGCTTCTGTTCATCCGCTAATAAATCAGCATGGGCAACGGCAATCCCTAGCTGAGCCGCAACTGCTCCCAATAGAGAGATTTCATCTTTGGTCCAATTCCGTCGGCGCTCGCATTGGTCGAGGAAAATAATGCCATTCGGATGATGTTTAAAAGCCGTTCTAACGCTGAGATAAGCCCCAATTCTAAGGGAAGTTGATAACAGTTCTTTCTCTGATGTTGAAAGGCTAGGCTCTTGCCAAATATCAGACACAGCATGTACTCGATCATTCGCAAGTAACTTTATGAGACGAGGATGATCTGAGGTGGGAAGAGGATCAGAAAGAGCGGCTTCCCATTCGGGGTGTGCATAGGCTTGGGCGGAGAGAATGAGTTGTGAATTAGGCTGGTCCGAGTAGGTAAAAAATGAACATCGGCTCACTTGGAATAGATCACGAAGCTGATTTACGGCTGACTTTAAAAGGACATCAAGATCGAGACTTCGACGAATTTGGTTGGTAATCTCCGATAAGACCTGTTCTCGTTGGAGCTGCTGTTGCAGCTCGGTTTCGACCTGAATTCGCTCTGTGATGTCTTCCGAGGTTCCCAAAAGACCCACGACTTGCCCTTTAAGGTTATGAAGGGGGACTTTATTGGTATCCAACCAAGTTTTGGTCCCGTCGGCCCGTAGGTGAGTTTCAAGCACATGGAATTGAGGTTGCTTGGAGTTCATGACCTCTAGATCAGAGAGCCGATGCCATTCAGCTTCTTCCGATGACCAAGGCATTTCTTGATCCGTTTTGCCAATAATATCTTCTGCAGTGTTAAAACCTGCTTCTTGGGCAAAAGCTTGATTACACCCTAAATAGCGAGAGGCCTTGTCCTTCCAAAAGATTGCCTGGGGAATAGAATCCATCACGAGTTTGAGAAGGGTCTGTGTTTGTTGCTTCTCTTCGATTTCAGTTTGCAGCTGTTGGTTCTTTTGGGAGAGTTGTGCTCGCTGTTGGAGTTCTTGGGCCAGTAAGTTGGCATGAGCTAGAGCAATGCCAACTTCTGTGGCGACTGCAGCAAGTAAGTCTACTTCCTCAGGAGTCCAATCCCGGCTGCGATCGCATTGGCTAATCGTAATCGCTCCATTCACATCACCTTGATAAGACGTACGAATACTAACCATGGATTGAATGGACAGTGCGTTAACCATTGGTAAGCAGTTGGCCAATAATGGATCAGATTGAACCTGGGGGCTGACAATGGCTTCTGATTGGCTTACCAGTCGTCGTGCATACTCATGGTCGGCCAAGCGGACAATCTCTGGACCACGGTCAGGATAATCCGCTTCATAGTCATGAAATATCAAAGAAAAATGAGGTTCATCCGTAGCACTATAGATATAAATGTTGCATCGACTCGCTTTGAGAGCACGACGAATTTCTACCACTGCCGTTTCAAAAACATGCAGGCTATCCAAACTTTCGTGAACCTTCTGAGCGATTTTTCCCAACAGTTGTGATCGCTGTAACTCTTGAGCTAAAGCCCGATCGCTTTGTTGACGTTCTACTAACTCTTGCTGCAACTGTATGGCTAAATCAGCTTGTTGAACTGCAACCGCAAATTGATTGGCCACTTGCTGCAGAAATAATGCTTCATCTGGCTGCCACACCCGATGGTATTCACAGGCATGAACAACCAACAGCCCCCACAATCGGCTGTGGCCATGATCTTGGGACTGTACAATAGGGGACACAATTTTAGATTTGACTTGAGCTGGCAGCCAGAATTGCTTTAGGCATTGACTCCAGTCATCTTGGTCCATATCCAAAACGATTCGAGGTTGTCTGTGGAGATAAAATTCATAATATTCAGGTGGGAAATCTTGATCTTCCCCGTCTAACTCTTCCATTGCAGGATAGTTCGGGAGAACAGATTCCTCGAGAATGATGCCGCCACCCCCTGGCATCAAGCGAAATAGCAAGGCTCGATCAGCACCAACAGCCTGACGGACTTGATGGACAACAATAGACTGTAGTTCCTTGAGATCTGTGGTGCGATGGATCTCTTGGGTGATGAGTCGGAGGAGTCGTTCCTTCTTAATTTGTTGGCTTAATTCTGCTTCCGCTTGCTCCTTATGCTTAAGTTCCTGTTGAAGTCGCTGATTCTGCTGTTTTAAGAGTTGAACTTGATCGTTGGCATGGTTAATATCTTCTAGCGACTGTTGGGTCTTTGTGCCATAACTTTGGCCCTGCAATAGGTCAACTTTTTCTAGCCTTAACTGCTTAACCTGCCCTTGCAGAGCTTCTGATAAAGCGTTCGTCGCCAATGGATCGAATAAATGGAGCAGATCATCTTGATTGACAATCCCCAAAATTTGATTTGAATCAACCACCACCATCCGGCGAATGTGGTGGTGACGCATTTGTTGATACACCGACCACAGACTATCTCTAGGATCGACAGAAAATAGTGGGCTACTCATCACTTGCTCAACGAAGGTGGTAGTCGTTGGAATCCCTAAGATTTGTAGTTGCAAGATATCTCGTTCAGTGATGATGCCAATGGGTTGTGTCATTTGCTGTTTCTGACAAGTAACCACTGCACAACTCGTATGGTGAGCATGCATTTGACAGGCAACTTCTAATACCAAATCCGACTCATTAACCCCCGAAATATCTTATCTGTCAAGCTGGCCACCAATGGTAGTGAGTGAGAGCTTGAATGTCTGATTGCATTGTCATTAAAGTTCGACAGCGCTGCTCGAGCACATCTTCCAACTCATCCAGGGTCTCAAAGCATCGATTGGCCAGTGGTTCATCCGCTAGCCGCCACAACCGTTCAGCGGGCTGTAGCTCTGGAGAATAGGGGGGTAAAACCTTCAGATGAATGCCTTTAGGTACCACCAGATTTTTACAGGTATGCCATCCGGCTCCATCGAGAACGAGAAGAATCTGTTTGTGCTTTCCCGCTCCAACTTGCTGAGCAAAGCTTTGTAGGGCTTGATTAAACCATTCTCCATTGACCCGAGGCAGAATGAACCATTCGGTATTGCCAGTTGCGGGATGAACGAATCCATACAGATAGGTCCATTCATAGCGATGGTCCACCTCAGCAATTGGACGCTGACCCACAGGCGCCCAAATCTTTCGAATAATGGGTTTAAGGCCTAAACGATGTTCATCCAAGGACCAAACTTCGACCTGAGCATTAGGGTAGCGTCGCTCCAATTCTGCTTTGTACTTAGGCAGTTTTTTTAAAAGCGGCTTGGGCCTCTGGTTCACCTTTACGGTGGTGAGGACGTGGGCATTGCAGGGACTGCTCCAATCGCTTGAGATAGTCCCAACCGCGTTGGGGCCAAACCTTATCGACTCCTGTCATCTGAGCGATGACCTGGGCTACTTTGGGGCCGTTCCATAGACCACCGTCGGCGGGTGGGGTTTGTAGACGAGTCAACAATTGTGCACATTGGTCTTGAGTCAGAAGACTGCGAGATTGATGAGGTCGCTTATCTTTGCGTCGGTTGCGTAACCCATGGGCGCCATTGTGGTTATACTCCCTGACGATTTCTCGAGCGTAATCGTAGTTGAGACCGACCACTTGGGCTGCTTGAGTTAGCGTTGTTTGCTCACTGACGAGCCACAGCAGATGCCAGCGGCGCGATTCTACTGGGTCTTGGCTGGCTCGATAATGAGACTTCAGCTCGTCAGGCGAAAAATGAGGTTCTAGATACAGTTTTCTTGGCATTCTTTAATTATGCATTATATCGGAGTTATATAAATCGGATTTGGTATAAGATTGACATGGAGGGGGCTGCACAAACCACCTCAGT
The genomic region above belongs to Acaryochloris sp. CCMEE 5410 and contains:
- a CDS encoding winged helix-turn-helix domain-containing protein produces the protein MPRKLYLEPHFSPDELKSHYRASQDPVESRRWHLLWLVSEQTTLTQAAQVVGLNYDYAREIVREYNHNGAHGLRNRRKDKRPHQSRSLLTQDQCAQLLTRLQTPPADGGLWNGPKVAQVIAQMTGVDKVWPQRGWDYLKRLEQSLQCPRPHHRKGEPEAQAAFKKTA
- a CDS encoding IS630 family transposase, translating into MERRYPNAQVEVWSLDEHRLGLKPIIRKIWAPVGQRPIAEVDHRYEWTYLYGFVHPATGNTEWFILPRVNGEWFNQALQSFAQQVGAGKHKQILLVLDGAGWHTCKNLVVPKGIHLKVLPPYSPELQPAERLWRLADEPLANRCFETLDELEDVLEQRCRTLMTMQSDIQALTHYHWWPA
- a CDS encoding GAF domain-containing protein → MSGVNESDLVLEVACQMHAHHTSCAVVTCQKQQMTQPIGIITERDILQLQILGIPTTTTFVEQVMSSPLFSVDPRDSLWSVYQQMRHHHIRRMVVVDSNQILGIVNQDDLLHLFDPLATNALSEALQGQVKQLRLEKVDLLQGQSYGTKTQQSLEDINHANDQVQLLKQQNQRLQQELKHKEQAEAELSQQIKKERLLRLITQEIHRTTDLKELQSIVVHQVRQAVGADRALLFRLMPGGGGIILEESVLPNYPAMEELDGEDQDFPPEYYEFYLHRQPRIVLDMDQDDWSQCLKQFWLPAQVKSKIVSPIVQSQDHGHSRLWGLLVVHACEYHRVWQPDEALFLQQVANQFAVAVQQADLAIQLQQELVERQQSDRALAQELQRSQLLGKIAQKVHESLDSLHVFETAVVEIRRALKASRCNIYIYSATDEPHFSLIFHDYEADYPDRGPEIVRLADHEYARRLVSQSEAIVSPQVQSDPLLANCLPMVNALSIQSMVSIRTSYQGDVNGAITISQCDRSRDWTPEEVDLLAAVATEVGIALAHANLLAQELQQRAQLSQKNQQLQTEIEEKQQTQTLLKLVMDSIPQAIFWKDKASRYLGCNQAFAQEAGFNTAEDIIGKTDQEMPWSSEEAEWHRLSDLEVMNSKQPQFHVLETHLRADGTKTWLDTNKVPLHNLKGQVVGLLGTSEDITERIQVETELQQQLQREQVLSEITNQIRRSLDLDVLLKSAVNQLRDLFQVSRCSFFTYSDQPNSQLILSAQAYAHPEWEAALSDPLPTSDHPRLIKLLANDRVHAVSDIWQEPSLSTSEKELLSTSLRIGAYLSVRTAFKHHPNGIIFLDQCERRRNWTKDEISLLGAVAAQLGIAVAHADLLADEQKQRQSLNLQNHRLQEEIVNRNQAERALAKQLEKAELLEQIVRQIRQSLEPQLIFRTAVTQVRKLLAVDRVCIYRFIEDAGYSQGMMVAEEVLPEFPSALTAQVRDQCFGDEYATQYQNGRFQAVADIYDAGLSECHIEILDLFHIRANLVLPLLQGDNLWGLLCIHQCSGPRSWQPDEIEFVQKIANQLGIALYQAELLLKEQHQRHVLSVRSQELTFNNQQLAKAKQEAETAQKKAEQANRAKSIFLANMSHELRTPLNAILGFSQLISRDPSTPNYQQEQLEIINRSGEHLLALINDVLTMSKIEAGRSSLRSQIVDLPLLLDTVENMLGLKAEKKGLKLIFDRGPNSPHYIRTDPGKLRQVLMNLLSNAIKFTTSGHVQLCLESNTLDTPEGSGVPPLLDIRFTVSDTGSGIAPEELKLLFEPFAQTETGRQSQEGTGLGLAISRQFVQIMGGNLTAHSIHNQGTTFTFNIVVETVLQQKQLGSHRQVMQLLPGQPHYRILVVEDNVDSRELLVTLLETVGFTVKAAENGEVAIALCQSWQPHLVWMDLRLPVLDGLSATRLIKQLETPPVVIALTANAFDEDRDLALQAGCDDFVHKPYREASIFEKMALHLEVQYQYQEKELLKSTIPTLNVEQLAQMPRSWLVQLHQATNNLDQHMVELLLDELDETNQPLQEALRHLVHEFRYDEILAVTHPLLSPLLQDSTEPPQDSTE
- a CDS encoding DUF3592 domain-containing protein; the encoded protein is MYLQKGHQSESWTFTTALVEQSETIRTPSGDSKTHLNYKFKYRYWVNGKSYTSHRNSYKAGDGDMAGIVNQLKKGDSVQVYYNPNNPSDVVVERGYSLLQIVWIAAGLGGLGFCGLGLAGLWMDPLDRNHHRHASDME